A single window of Plasmodium reichenowi strain SY57 chromosome 12, whole genome shotgun sequence DNA harbors:
- a CDS encoding proliferating cell nuclear antigen 2: protein MFECRIDGQFFKKLFETLKDICTEVNLECDENGIKMQSMDCSHVSLVDLNIVSDFFQHYRCDKNCVLGISINFMLKILSVIKEKSTVFLFKEDNENDAVLNIGIIDEEEQSSADDSLEIQVKLINAQKEHLEIPQSEYHCQCTMKSKKFQEFTKYLNSIGDNVSISMKKDAMILSTTGSDIKVTKQFTNDMTDISITCTKSVSQEFATRYLVMFSRASSLSDEVLISLSPHIPISIKFNFKQQLTDLQDPSHLTFFLAPKIGDY, encoded by the exons ATGTTTGAATGCAGAATAGATGGTCagttttttaaaaaattatttgaaaCGTTAAAAGATATATGTACAGAAGTAAATCTAGAATGTGATGAAAATGGAATCAAGATGCAATCTATGGATTGTAGTCATGTTTCACTGGTTGATTTGAATATCGTATCTGATTTTTTCCAACATTATAg GTGTGATAAAAATTGCGTTTTAGGTATAAGCATTAATTTTATGCTAAAAATATTATCGGTGATAAAAGAAAAGTCGACcgtttttttatttaaagaagataatgaaaatgatgCAGTTCTAAATATTGGAATTATTGATGAAGAAGAACAATCAAGTGCTGATGATTCTTTAGAAATACAagtaaaattaattaatgCTCAAAAAGAACATTTAGAAATACCACAATCTGAATACCATTGTCAGTGTACTATGAAATCTAAAAAGTTTCAAgaatttacaaaatatcTTAATTCAATAGGTGATAATGTCTCTATATCTATGAAAAAAGATGCTATGATTTTAAGTACAACGGGATCAGATATTAAAGTTACAAAACAATTTACTAATGATATGACAGATATTTCTATTACTTGTACTAAATCAGTTTCTCAAGAATTCGCCACAAGATATCTAGTCATGTTCTCAAGAGCTTCATCATTATCAGATGAAGTATTAATATCGTTATCTCCTCATATACCTATATCTATcaaatttaattttaaacaACAATTAACTGACCTACAAGATCCATCTCATTTGACTTTTTTCCTTGCACCAAAAATAGGAGACTACTAA
- a CDS encoding ataxin-3, putative, with translation MSKKYVYWEKQGNDRMCGLHCINSILQGPYYSEDVLASIGKELDEKENEFLRSSSNDLVRNNSFNVLDDGFINISVIIESLRRMNILLKHVYEEDLIKIISSNHQDIGYICNLQEHWFSIRKIHNTWYVLDSLKSSPLYIKDMNLKFYFNDVIKKYHIFSVQNINPYVSLPKPDINFIPKNINQFYIPTNEISEISGVSDNFLLEDRYNLNKSENYSAFNQINNTPNFRWPENGGRRLNDDINTTNMNNVDDDDDLKIALKLSMEEYIKNMVPPLEETSDENCINVMVKLPNKKIHKRFSFTKTLSDLFYWIEYESAQGQDITSSLLFKNNYYLYQLYPRRKFCKYQNGSIELHTGGKTEMVHDKCLKDLNFEKEETFMIS, from the exons atgagCAAGAAATATGTATACTGGGAAAAACAAGGTAATGATCGTATGTGTGGATTGCATTGTATAAATAGTATCCTTCaa GGCCCATATTACAGTGAAGATGTATTGGCTAGTATTGGAAAAGAATTAGATGAGaaagaaaatgaatttTTACGAAGCTCATCGAACGATTTAGTAAgaaataattcttttaatgTATTAGATGATGggtttataaatatatctgTAATAATTGAAAGTTTAAGAagaatgaatatattattaaaacatGTTTATGAAGAAgatttaattaaaataatatctAGTAATCATCAAGATATTGgttatatttgtaatttACAAGAACATTGGTTTAGTATACGTAAAATTCATAATACTTGGTATGTATTAGACAGTTTAAAAAGTTCtcctttatatattaaagatatgaatttaaaattttattttaatgatgttattaaaaaatatcatatattctctgttcaaaatataaatccTTATGTATCTTTACCAAAACCAGATATCAATTTTATACctaaaaatattaatcaATTTTATATCCCAACAAATGAAATATCTGAAATTTCAGGAGTATCAGACAACTTTCTATTAGAAGATAGATATAACCTGAACAAGTCAGAAAATTATTCAGCATTCAACCAAATAAATAACACACCAAATTTTCGTTGGCCAGAAAATGGAGGTAGGAGATTAAATGATGACATAAATACAacaaatatgaataatgtAGACGACGATGATGATTTAAAAATTGCATTAAAATTATCCATGGAGGAATATATTAAG AATATGGTTCCACCACTTGAAGAAACATCGGATGAAAATTGTATAAATGTGATGGTTAAATTACCGAATAAAAAAATCCACAAAAGGTTCAGTTTTACCAAAACGTTATCG GACTTATTTTATTGGATTGAATATGAGTCTGCTCAGGGCCAAGATATTACTTCATCtttactttttaaaaataattattaccTTTATCAATTATACCCAAGAAGAAAATTCTGTAAGTATCAAAATGGTTCTATCGAATTACATACGGGTGGAAAG ACCGAAATGGTTCATGATAAATGCCTGAAAGATTTGAACTTTGAAAAAGAGGAAACATTTATGATTTCGTAA
- a CDS encoding hypothetical protein (conserved Plasmodium protein, unknown function) produces the protein MFIIKCIVFVFIFCNGLLSVLGKEEKTMIRTDKNKFFQSIRNKIINFIANKKGFDRNGWMNMSIVQPKLNSINVRIENDHIICNEENQVLEVSLVRQNLLRYTDEGTYHEILLSTSNLSPTSQFINPLPLMKKNHTMNNITNHTGDKLPDGFEGYLICEKKNSQALLVPKIIENVEFISAPWKVRVSIDFYRCPITNFGRVFQIIIIDHVNVLMNNQRSFVWPIPLASFSEVYDFHLAVVDTKKGHFCELERNIETQDLNLNCPCWNKSYKFSITNALFLSGYIGMNVIQAIAQPFLEDSNNSRKHPANSNLDDIDSHKKRITYNDLIDNTIKNNNDNNINNQNQNYDDGKKKYLKKLNSITHLIYLSITALTNTAYSMMALMQIKKNLDLFNKAYEKAPYFYPWSLKYPENYLSTHKPELLNHSNKNNINHILTSGKSSNNFPSQTYSNSASQYTNKQTTQKDKKKDTSSNKSNKQSNRKPTIVKQVQNFITEN, from the coding sequence atgtttataataaaatgcATTGTATTcgtatttatattttgtaatgGCTTGCTGAGTGTCCTTGGTAAGGAGGAAAAAACGATGATTCGAACggataaaaataaatttttccAGAGCATAAGAAATaagataataaattttatagcaaataaaaaaggattTGATAGGAATGGATGGATGAATATGTCTATAGTACAACCTAAATTGAATAGTATAAATGTAAGAATAGAAAATgatcatataatatgtaatgAAGAGAATCAAGTATTAGAAGTATCTTTAGTAAGACAAAATTTATTAAGATATACAGATGAAGGTACTTATcatgaaatattattaagtACAAGCAATTTATCACCAACATCTCAATTTATAAATCCATTACCcttaatgaaaaaaaatcatactatgaataatataactaATCACACAGGTGATAAGCTACCAGATGGTTTCGAAGGTTATTTGAtatgtgaaaaaaaaaattcacAAGCATTATTAGTACCTAAGATTATAGAAAATGTAGAATTTATATCAGCTCCTTGGAAAGTTAGAGTTAGTATAGATTTTTATAGATGCCCTATAACAAATTTTGGTAGAGTAtttcaaattattattatagaTCATGTAAATGTACTAATGAATAATCAAAGATCTTTTGTATGGCCCATTCCATTAGCATCCTTTTCAGAAGTTTATGATTTCCATCTAGCTGTTGTTGATACTAAAAAAGGACATTTCTGTGAATTAGAAAGAAATATAGAAACACAAGATCTAAATTTAAATTGTCCATGTTGGAATAAATCTTATAAATTTAGTATAACCAATGCATTATTTCTTTCTGGTTATATAGGTATGAATGTTATACAAGCTATAGCTCAACCATTTTTAGAAGATTCTAATAATTCAAGAAAACATCCTGCGAATTCAAATCTTGATGATATAGATTcacataaaaaaagaatcaCATACAATGATCTCATAGATAATactattaaaaataataatgataataatatcaataatcaaaatcaaaattatgatgatggaaaaaaaaaatatctaaaaaaattaaatagTATAAcacatttaatatatttaagtaTAACAGCCTTAACAAATACAGCTTATAGTATGATGGCATTAATGcaaatcaaaaaaaatctAGATCTCTTTAATAAAGCTTATGAAAAGGCTCCATATTTCTATCCATGGTCACTCAAATATCCtgaaaattatttatcTACACATAAACCAGAATTATTAAATCATTccaataaaaataatatcaatCATATTCTTACATCTGGGAAATCCTCCAACAATTTTCCATCACAAACATATTCAAATTCAGCATCGcaatatacaaataaacaAACGACGCAGAAggacaaaaaaaaagacaCTTCATCAAACAAATCGAATAAACAGTCCAACAGAAAACCAACAATAGTAAAACAAGTGCAAAATTTTATTACGGAAAATTAA